The Castellaniella sp. genome includes a window with the following:
- a CDS encoding LysR family transcriptional regulator: protein MHDWDAIRYFLEVARTQRASAAALRLGVQHSTVTRRIRALEAGLGVMLFEKSRANGFTLTEEGQQFFVYAEQVESALLAAQEALSGAAQGLTGHLRIGSTEGFGSTILTPLMVDFQRRHPGITLDIMPVPRYISLSKREADIAIALERPQHGPYLCTKLAEYALKLYGTRDYLDRHPPIHQRSDLSHHTFIGYVDELLFSDRLRYLDDWVQASQVVFRSTSVLAQYQAVLGGQALAILPCFLAAQDSRLAPVLNADIHVSRSFWMYCHEDLRQTRRVMAIWDYLKQAIKLNQDLLLGEQRTLQIPS from the coding sequence ATGCACGACTGGGATGCCATTCGCTATTTTTTAGAGGTCGCCCGCACGCAACGCGCCAGCGCTGCGGCCCTGCGGCTGGGGGTGCAGCACAGTACCGTCACCCGCCGCATCCGGGCGCTGGAAGCCGGGCTGGGCGTCATGCTGTTCGAGAAATCCCGGGCCAACGGCTTTACCCTGACCGAAGAAGGCCAGCAGTTCTTTGTCTATGCCGAGCAGGTTGAAAGCGCCCTGCTGGCTGCCCAGGAAGCCCTGTCAGGCGCGGCCCAGGGTTTGACCGGACACCTGCGGATTGGCTCCACCGAGGGCTTTGGCAGCACGATCCTGACACCCCTGATGGTGGATTTCCAGCGCCGCCACCCCGGCATCACGCTGGATATCATGCCGGTGCCCCGCTATATCAGCCTGTCAAAGCGCGAAGCCGACATCGCCATTGCCCTGGAGCGCCCCCAGCACGGCCCCTATCTGTGCACAAAACTCGCAGAATATGCCTTGAAGCTATACGGGACGCGCGACTATCTGGACCGCCACCCGCCCATACACCAACGATCCGACCTCAGTCACCACACTTTTATCGGCTACGTGGACGAACTGCTGTTCAGCGACCGGCTGCGATATCTGGATGATTGGGTACAGGCCAGCCAGGTGGTGTTTCGCAGCACCAGCGTGCTGGCCCAGTATCAGGCGGTTTTAGGAGGCCAGGCGCTGGCCATCCTGCCGTGTTTTCTGGCGGCCCAGGACAGCCGTCTGGCGCCCGTGCTGAATGCGGACATCCACGTCAGCCGCAGCTTCTGGATGTACTGCCACGAGGATCTGCGCCAGACACGACGGGTCATGGCCATCTGGGACTATCTGAAGCAAGCGATCAAGCTGAACCAGGACTTGCTGCTGGGCGAGCAGCGCACATTGCAGATCCCAAGCTGA
- a CDS encoding CoA-acylating methylmalonate-semialdehyde dehydrogenase produces MSDIPRVPLLIDGKLVQSETQEWRDIINPATQEIVARVPFATPAEVERAIANSKEAFKTWRNVSQAKRRQIMTDLAYLLRQNATKIAEVLSREHGKTLPDAEGEVARGLEGVEHAVSANVLQLGDYAENAATGIDVYNVLQPLGVCAGITAFNFPVMLPCWMFPIAVTMGNTFVYKPSEQDPTASLMVAELALQAGLPPGVLNVVHGGQDVAGTLCDHPDIKAVSFIGSTRVGTEIYRRSSDAGKRCQAMMGAKNHSVIMPDADREAALNSMLGAAFGAAGERCMAISVLVLVGEAQQWLPDFVERARKLKINVGTDRQADLGPLISPAAKKRVEGLIQKGVDEGAELLLDGRGVQVPGYEHGNFVGPTIFNKVKADMTIYEEEIFGPVLSVVLVDTLEEAVEFVNANPNGNGTSIFTQDGGHARYFQNHIDVGQVGINIPIPVPVAWFSFTGSRASKLGDLGPNGRQSIYFWTQTKTITARWQAHPTDINTTIAMQ; encoded by the coding sequence ATGAGCGATATCCCACGCGTCCCACTACTGATCGACGGGAAACTGGTCCAGTCCGAAACCCAGGAATGGCGCGACATCATCAATCCGGCCACCCAGGAAATCGTTGCGCGGGTACCGTTTGCCACCCCGGCCGAGGTCGAACGGGCCATTGCCAACTCCAAAGAAGCCTTCAAGACCTGGCGCAATGTCAGCCAGGCCAAGCGCCGCCAGATCATGACCGATCTGGCCTATTTGCTGCGCCAGAATGCCACAAAAATCGCTGAAGTCCTGTCGCGTGAACACGGCAAGACCTTGCCTGATGCAGAAGGCGAGGTCGCCCGCGGCCTCGAAGGCGTCGAACATGCCGTGTCGGCCAATGTTCTGCAACTGGGGGATTACGCAGAAAATGCGGCCACCGGCATCGATGTCTACAACGTGCTGCAGCCGCTGGGGGTTTGCGCCGGCATCACGGCCTTCAATTTTCCGGTGATGTTGCCGTGCTGGATGTTTCCCATTGCCGTCACCATGGGCAATACCTTTGTCTATAAGCCCTCCGAACAAGACCCCACCGCATCCCTGATGGTGGCCGAGCTGGCCTTGCAGGCCGGCCTGCCTCCTGGTGTGCTGAATGTCGTGCATGGTGGCCAGGACGTGGCAGGCACTCTGTGCGATCATCCTGACATCAAGGCCGTGTCCTTTATTGGTTCCACGCGGGTAGGCACCGAAATCTACCGCCGTTCCTCGGATGCCGGAAAACGCTGCCAGGCCATGATGGGTGCTAAAAACCATAGCGTCATCATGCCGGATGCCGATCGCGAAGCCGCCCTGAACTCCATGCTGGGGGCTGCCTTTGGCGCCGCCGGAGAACGCTGCATGGCAATTTCCGTGCTGGTGCTGGTGGGCGAGGCCCAGCAGTGGCTGCCGGATTTTGTCGAACGCGCCCGTAAGCTGAAGATCAACGTTGGCACTGACCGTCAGGCCGATCTGGGGCCGCTGATTTCACCCGCCGCCAAAAAACGCGTTGAAGGCCTGATCCAGAAAGGCGTGGATGAAGGCGCGGAACTCTTGCTGGATGGCCGGGGTGTCCAGGTGCCCGGCTACGAGCACGGCAACTTCGTCGGTCCGACCATCTTCAATAAGGTCAAGGCCGACATGACCATCTACGAAGAAGAAATCTTCGGACCGGTCTTGTCCGTGGTCCTGGTCGATACCCTGGAAGAGGCCGTTGAATTCGTCAATGCCAATCCAAACGGCAATGGCACGTCCATCTTCACCCAGGATGGCGGTCATGCCCGTTATTTCCAGAACCACATCGACGTCGGTCAGGTGGGCATCAATATTCCCATTCCGGTGCCAGTCGCCTGGTTCAGCTTTACCGGTTCGCGGGCATCCAAATTAGGCGATTTGGGCCCCAATGGCCGCCAGTCGATTTATTTTTGGACTCAAACCAAGACCATTACGGCTCGCTGGCAGGCACACCCCACGGATATCAATACCACGATTGCCATGCAGTAA
- a CDS encoding MFS transporter yields MMRDSLPFKTYIYFLAQSVNLTTAVMSVTMAALVGATLAPELWLSTVPYGFQFLFVMLMTYPAARLMTRIGRKNSFLLATIPLAASGVAGFLAIEKQIFSLLIVAHALLGVYIAFANFNRFAATDAIAAHLKPRAISLVVAGGVLAAVFGPLLTTYLKDFGALPAFAACYAAFVGLALVSLVLNLCVKAIPPQRGAEHESAAQSIGLYAVLKNKAVALAILLAAVGYGLMNLLMIQSSMYMSDRQVHFSDISTAIQWHVLAMFAPSFFTGALIQRLGLRAIVYGGILLLLLSSVINIVAHDYLTLTLSLVVLGLGWNFTYVGGSALLTQGLEDWSGFAVKVQGLNDLGIAVMATLGAFAPAFLLTWMGWNGTNIMSIGICLMLLAFAVWAIPPRQQ; encoded by the coding sequence ATGATGAGAGATAGTCTGCCTTTTAAGACATACATTTATTTTCTGGCGCAGTCGGTCAATCTGACCACCGCCGTGATGTCGGTGACTATGGCTGCCCTGGTGGGGGCGACCTTGGCGCCAGAACTATGGCTGTCCACGGTGCCGTATGGTTTTCAGTTTCTTTTTGTCATGTTGATGACCTACCCGGCCGCCCGCTTGATGACCAGGATAGGCAGAAAAAATTCATTTCTGCTGGCCACCATCCCGCTGGCTGCGTCGGGGGTTGCAGGTTTTCTGGCTATCGAAAAGCAGATTTTTTCCTTACTGATCGTGGCCCATGCCTTGCTGGGCGTCTATATTGCATTTGCCAATTTCAACCGTTTTGCCGCAACGGACGCGATTGCTGCCCACCTGAAGCCGCGCGCAATTTCACTGGTGGTGGCGGGGGGTGTGCTGGCGGCCGTTTTTGGCCCTTTATTGACGACGTATCTGAAGGATTTTGGTGCGTTGCCGGCTTTTGCGGCTTGCTATGCCGCGTTCGTCGGTTTGGCGCTGGTCTCGCTGGTGCTGAACTTGTGTGTCAAAGCCATTCCTCCTCAGCGCGGTGCTGAGCATGAATCAGCCGCTCAGTCTATCGGCTTGTATGCGGTTCTGAAAAACAAGGCCGTGGCACTGGCAATCCTGCTGGCGGCGGTGGGCTATGGCTTGATGAACTTGCTGATGATCCAGTCGTCTATGTATATGTCCGACCGGCAGGTGCATTTTTCCGATATCAGCACCGCCATTCAGTGGCATGTGCTGGCGATGTTTGCGCCTTCTTTCTTTACCGGCGCGCTCATCCAACGGCTTGGCTTAAGGGCGATTGTTTACGGTGGCATCTTATTGCTGCTTCTAAGCAGCGTCATCAACATAGTTGCCCATGATTACCTGACCTTGACCCTTTCTTTGGTCGTCCTGGGCTTGGGCTGGAATTTCACTTATGTGGGCGGCAGCGCTTTGCTGACGCAAGGGCTCGAAGACTGGTCTGGTTTTGCCGTCAAGGTCCAGGGCTTGAACGATCTGGGCATTGCCGTGATGGCGACGCTGGGCGCGTTTGCACCTGCGTTTTTGCTGACCTGGATGGGGTGGAATGGGACCAACATCATGAGCATCGGGATTTGTCTGATGCTATTGGCTTTTGCTGTCTGGGCAATCCCGCCCAGACAGCAGTGA